The Aeromicrobium sp. Leaf245 genome includes a region encoding these proteins:
- a CDS encoding adenylate/guanylate cyclase domain-containing protein — MDDRPSRSATRSRRAFGSVLLGPAEQDPSRLRFRIQLLLTLFLVSTNVIGASIVFVLSVFVVPSPAPTRDMAYALAVAVPCYVGLAVLVGATWGTSATLKAQRWAIEGREPGPKDRRRALRAPRMLTLLQAALWILATILFTVLSLVVQEERALSTGLTVGIASIVVTTIAYLLAEFAMRPVAARALSGAVMKKPRGLGAATRVLMFWWLGTGAPVVGLVVVGILALSTDQLTLSELAVVALVLGSVVLCFGFFVMWLTARAVVQPITGVTAAMREVERGEFGTTIEVFDGSELGMLQSGFNQMSTGLLERERLRDAFGRHVGRDVAEAALGEIRLGGETREVSVLFTDLVGSTTYAEQRDPDEVVGMLNDYFGVIIAEVDAHGGLVNKFMGDAVLAVFGAPRPLDDHPGQALAAARRIGERLETELVGVRAGIGVATGRAVAGYVGDESRYEFTVIGDAVNAASRLTELAKDVDGGVLADLQAVEAAGSEESAHWASHGSTVLRGRSDETRTAVPRRTSSTS, encoded by the coding sequence GTGGACGATCGTCCCTCCCGCTCGGCCACCCGGTCCCGGCGTGCCTTCGGGTCGGTGCTGCTCGGTCCGGCCGAGCAGGACCCCAGCCGGCTGAGGTTCCGCATCCAGCTGCTGCTCACCCTCTTCCTGGTGAGCACCAACGTCATCGGGGCCAGCATCGTCTTCGTTCTCTCGGTCTTCGTGGTGCCCAGCCCCGCGCCCACCCGGGACATGGCGTACGCGCTCGCCGTGGCCGTGCCCTGCTACGTCGGGCTCGCGGTGCTCGTCGGCGCCACCTGGGGCACGTCGGCCACGCTCAAGGCGCAGCGGTGGGCCATCGAGGGACGTGAGCCCGGGCCCAAGGACCGACGCCGCGCGCTGCGCGCCCCCCGCATGCTGACCCTGCTGCAGGCGGCGCTCTGGATCCTCGCGACCATCCTGTTCACGGTGCTCTCGCTGGTCGTGCAGGAGGAGCGCGCCCTGTCGACCGGTCTCACGGTCGGCATCGCCTCCATCGTCGTCACGACCATTGCCTACCTGCTCGCGGAGTTCGCGATGCGGCCCGTGGCCGCACGCGCCCTCAGCGGCGCGGTCATGAAGAAGCCGCGCGGGCTCGGCGCCGCCACCCGGGTCCTCATGTTCTGGTGGCTCGGCACGGGCGCACCCGTCGTGGGCCTGGTCGTGGTGGGCATCCTGGCCCTCTCCACCGACCAGCTGACGCTCAGCGAGCTGGCCGTCGTCGCCCTCGTGCTCGGCAGCGTCGTGCTCTGCTTCGGCTTCTTCGTCATGTGGTTGACGGCGCGCGCCGTCGTGCAGCCGATCACGGGGGTCACCGCGGCGATGCGCGAGGTGGAGCGCGGCGAGTTCGGCACCACCATCGAGGTGTTCGACGGCTCCGAGCTCGGCATGCTGCAGTCCGGCTTCAACCAGATGTCCACGGGCCTGCTCGAGCGGGAGCGGCTGCGCGACGCCTTCGGGCGGCACGTGGGACGCGACGTGGCCGAGGCCGCTCTCGGGGAGATCCGGCTGGGCGGTGAGACCCGCGAGGTCTCGGTGCTGTTCACCGACCTCGTCGGCTCCACCACGTACGCCGAGCAGCGCGACCCCGACGAGGTCGTGGGCATGCTCAACGACTACTTCGGCGTGATCATCGCCGAGGTCGACGCCCACGGCGGGCTGGTCAACAAGTTCATGGGCGACGCCGTGCTGGCGGTCTTCGGCGCTCCGCGCCCGCTCGACGACCACCCCGGGCAGGCCCTCGCGGCCGCTCGTCGCATCGGGGAGCGGCTCGAGACCGAGCTCGTCGGCGTCCGCGCCGGGATCGGGGTGGCCACCGGCCGCGCCGTCGCAGGCTACGTCGGCGACGAGTCCCGCTACGAGTTCACCGTCATCGGCGACGCGGTCAACGCCGCGTCGCGCCTCACCGAGCTGGCCAAGGACGTCGACGGCGGGGTGCTGGCCGACCTGCAGGCCGTCGAGGCGGCCGGCTCCGAGGAGTCGGCGCACTGGGCGTCGCACGGCAGCACCGTGCTCCGCGGCCGCTCCGACGAGACGCGGACCGCGGTGCCGCGGCGCACCTCGTCCACGTCCTGA
- the efeB gene encoding iron uptake transporter deferrochelatase/peroxidase subunit, which translates to MAIVTERSGVSRRSLLGAAGVGALAAGAAGGYAVAATRDEPVAPDPDAVPVAFEGRHQAGILTPAQDRLHFVVLDVTTESRDELVSLLKEWTQAARRLTQGNEVGVYGAVAGTPLAPPEDTGEALGLPASGLTLTIGFGPSLFERDGKARFGLDGRRPAELVDLPAFSGDRLDPALTGGDIAIQACANDPQVAVHAVRNLVRIAFGRASVRYSQLGFGRTSSTSAAQVTPRNLFGFKDGTANVKSEDRDVDDVVWVQESDGPDWLVGGSYLVARRIDMRIETWDREPLAGQEAIIGRAKGSGGPLSGGDEHAAIDLAAKGADGEPAIPTLSHVRMAHPDSNGGAKILRRGYNFVNGTDGLGQLAAGLFFISFQRSPEQFVRIQRTLAGSTNDALNEYIVHRSSGLFACPPGLGAKGFWGEGLLG; encoded by the coding sequence ATGGCGATCGTGACCGAGCGCAGCGGTGTCTCCCGTCGTTCCCTGCTGGGGGCGGCCGGGGTCGGCGCGCTCGCCGCGGGAGCCGCAGGTGGCTACGCGGTGGCCGCCACCCGCGACGAGCCGGTCGCGCCCGACCCCGACGCGGTCCCGGTCGCGTTCGAGGGCCGGCACCAGGCGGGGATCCTCACCCCGGCCCAGGACCGTCTGCACTTCGTGGTGCTCGACGTGACCACCGAGAGCCGTGACGAGCTGGTGTCGCTGCTGAAGGAGTGGACGCAGGCCGCGCGCCGCCTCACGCAGGGCAACGAGGTCGGGGTGTACGGCGCGGTCGCCGGGACCCCGCTCGCCCCGCCGGAGGACACCGGGGAGGCGTTGGGTCTGCCCGCGTCGGGCCTGACCCTCACGATCGGCTTCGGCCCCAGCCTCTTCGAGCGCGACGGGAAGGCCCGGTTCGGCCTAGACGGTCGACGGCCCGCCGAGCTCGTCGATCTGCCGGCCTTCTCCGGCGACCGGCTCGACCCGGCGCTCACCGGTGGCGACATCGCCATCCAGGCGTGTGCCAACGACCCGCAGGTGGCCGTGCACGCGGTCCGCAACCTCGTGCGCATCGCCTTCGGGCGGGCGTCGGTCCGCTACAGCCAGCTGGGCTTCGGACGCACGTCGTCCACCTCGGCCGCCCAGGTGACGCCGCGCAACCTCTTCGGGTTCAAGGACGGGACGGCCAACGTCAAGTCCGAGGACCGCGACGTCGACGACGTCGTGTGGGTGCAGGAGTCCGACGGACCGGACTGGCTGGTGGGCGGGTCCTACCTGGTGGCCCGACGCATCGACATGCGCATCGAGACGTGGGACCGCGAGCCGCTGGCCGGTCAGGAGGCGATCATCGGCCGGGCCAAGGGGTCGGGCGGACCGCTGTCGGGCGGCGACGAGCACGCCGCGATCGACCTGGCCGCCAAGGGCGCCGACGGCGAGCCGGCCATCCCCACCCTCTCGCACGTGCGGATGGCGCACCCCGACTCCAACGGCGGCGCCAAGATCCTGCGCCGCGGCTACAACTTCGTGAACGGGACCGACGGTCTGGGCCAGCTGGCGGCGGGGCTGTTCTTCATCAGCTTCCAGCGCTCGCCCGAGCAGTTCGTGCGCATCCAGCGCACCCTCGCGGGCAGCACCAACGACGCGCTCAACGAGTACATCGTGCACCGCAGCTCCGGGTTGTTCGCGTGCCCGCCCGGACTCGGGGCGAAGGGGTTCTGGGGCGAGGGCCTGCTCGGCTGA
- a CDS encoding adenylate/guanylate cyclase domain-containing protein — protein sequence MSVLEIVLSVTCAALAVSLVVAWGLLLGARRRIAQLKRAIRTERPRIRLVPTPSDAVRTVVGTAISLKDKGFSGTLRSSIDDLARWADVERPDLARMASRDGTVAILFSDIEGSTALNHALGDRGWVQLLSRHDAVVNRAVSRNGGYVIKTQGDGFMVAFTDAAQAVAAAAEVQRRITRARPGSRLSGVAVRIGVHQGSAVHRDGDLFGRNVAYAARVAAQAEGGEVLVSDGALESLEETHGEDKPAVLESREVDLKGIPGTQVVHAIDWKV from the coding sequence ATGTCCGTCCTCGAGATCGTCCTCTCCGTCACCTGCGCCGCGCTGGCCGTGTCGCTCGTCGTGGCCTGGGGCCTGCTGCTCGGCGCACGCCGACGCATCGCGCAGCTCAAGCGGGCGATCCGGACCGAACGGCCGCGCATCCGGCTGGTGCCTACGCCGTCCGACGCCGTCCGCACCGTCGTCGGCACCGCGATCAGCCTGAAGGACAAGGGCTTCAGCGGAACGCTGCGCAGCTCGATCGACGACCTCGCCCGCTGGGCCGACGTGGAGCGTCCCGACCTCGCCCGCATGGCGTCGCGCGACGGGACCGTGGCGATCCTGTTCTCCGACATCGAGGGCTCGACGGCCCTCAACCACGCCCTGGGCGACCGCGGCTGGGTGCAGCTGCTCTCGCGGCACGACGCGGTCGTCAACCGGGCCGTCAGCCGCAACGGCGGCTACGTCATCAAGACCCAGGGCGACGGATTCATGGTGGCGTTCACCGACGCCGCGCAGGCGGTGGCCGCCGCGGCCGAGGTGCAGCGTCGGATCACCCGTGCGCGGCCCGGGTCACGCCTGAGCGGGGTGGCGGTGCGGATCGGCGTGCACCAGGGCTCGGCGGTGCACCGCGACGGCGACCTGTTCGGCCGCAACGTCGCCTACGCGGCACGCGTGGCGGCCCAGGCCGAGGGCGGCGAGGTGCTCGTGAGCGACGGTGCGCTCGAGTCGCTGGAGGAGACCCACGGCGAGGACAAGCCTGCCGTGCTGGAGAGCCGCGAGGTCGACCTCAAGGGGATCCCGGGCACGCAGGTCGTCCACGCGATCGACTGGAAGGTCTGA
- a CDS encoding succinic semialdehyde dehydrogenase — MSAASVVPASRVTSLTALIRSTSGETRTTRTPLTGEAVAEIPVSSIDDVEAAFDAARIAQERWARTPLEARSAALLRLHDLVLAHQDELLDLIQLESGKARAHAFDEVAHLALTARFYARRLRSQLRTRRRNGALPGLTSVHVNQVPKGVVGVISPWNYPLTMAIADGLPAVAAGNAVVHKPDSQSPLIALAGVELLRRAGIPTDVWQVVSGAGSVVGTAIIERADYICFTGSTATGTLVAKQAAERLVSCSLELGGKNPMIVLPGADVERAAAGAVNAAFSSAGQLCVSIERIYVPEALYDSFRDAFVRRVRALSLGASFDWDADMGSLISQSQVETVTKHVDDAVANGATVLAGGRARPDLGPYFYEPTVLEGVTEAAACFAEETFGPLVSLYRYRTVEDAIALANAGEYGLNASIFGPVRQARLVAPRIKAGTVNINEGFAATFGSIDAPMGGMRSSGVGRRQGAEGILRYTEPQSVAVQRAVPMAGPAFVPAKTYARALTLGLKVLRRTRRA; from the coding sequence ATGTCCGCCGCCAGCGTCGTCCCCGCCTCCCGCGTCACGAGCCTCACCGCCCTCATCCGCAGCACGAGCGGCGAGACCCGCACCACCCGCACGCCGCTCACGGGCGAGGCCGTCGCGGAGATCCCCGTCTCCTCGATCGACGACGTCGAGGCCGCGTTCGACGCCGCCCGCATCGCCCAGGAGCGCTGGGCCCGCACGCCGCTCGAGGCCCGGTCGGCCGCGCTGCTGCGCCTGCACGACCTGGTGCTCGCCCACCAGGACGAGCTGCTCGACCTCATCCAGCTGGAGTCCGGCAAGGCGCGTGCGCACGCCTTCGACGAGGTGGCCCACCTGGCGCTCACCGCCCGGTTCTACGCCCGGCGCCTGCGCAGCCAGCTGCGCACGCGTCGGCGCAACGGCGCCCTCCCCGGGCTCACGAGCGTGCACGTGAACCAGGTGCCGAAGGGGGTCGTGGGCGTCATCAGCCCTTGGAACTACCCCCTGACCATGGCCATCGCCGACGGTCTGCCCGCCGTCGCCGCCGGCAACGCCGTGGTGCACAAGCCCGACAGCCAGAGCCCGCTGATCGCGCTCGCCGGCGTGGAGCTGCTGCGCCGCGCTGGCATCCCCACCGACGTCTGGCAGGTCGTCAGCGGGGCCGGCTCCGTCGTCGGGACCGCGATCATCGAGCGCGCCGACTACATCTGCTTCACGGGCTCCACCGCCACCGGCACCCTCGTGGCCAAGCAGGCCGCCGAGCGGCTGGTCAGCTGCTCGCTCGAGCTCGGCGGCAAGAACCCGATGATCGTGCTTCCCGGTGCCGACGTCGAGCGCGCCGCGGCCGGCGCCGTCAACGCCGCCTTCTCCTCGGCGGGCCAGCTGTGCGTGTCCATCGAGCGCATCTACGTGCCCGAGGCGCTCTACGACTCCTTCCGTGACGCGTTCGTGCGGCGCGTGCGCGCGCTCAGCCTCGGCGCCAGCTTCGACTGGGACGCCGACATGGGCTCGCTCATCTCCCAGAGCCAGGTCGAGACCGTCACCAAGCACGTCGACGACGCCGTCGCCAACGGCGCGACCGTCCTCGCCGGTGGGCGGGCCCGGCCCGACCTCGGCCCCTACTTCTACGAGCCCACCGTCCTCGAGGGCGTCACCGAGGCGGCCGCCTGCTTCGCCGAGGAGACGTTCGGCCCGCTCGTCTCGCTGTACCGCTACCGCACCGTCGAGGACGCGATCGCGCTCGCCAACGCCGGCGAGTACGGCCTGAACGCGAGCATCTTCGGCCCGGTCCGCCAGGCGCGCCTCGTCGCGCCGCGCATCAAGGCCGGCACGGTCAACATCAACGAGGGCTTCGCCGCCACGTTCGGCAGCATCGACGCCCCCATGGGCGGCATGCGCAGCTCGGGCGTGGGCCGCCGCCAGGGCGCCGAGGGCATCCTGCGCTACACCGAGCCGCAGTCGGTGGCCGTCCAGCGCGCCGTCCCGATGGCCGGCCCTGCGTTCGTCCCCGCCAAGACCTACGCTCGGGCCCTCACGCTCGGCCTCAAGGTGCTGCGACGCACCCGGCGCGCCTGA
- a CDS encoding GMC oxidoreductase: MAFDHDVIVIGSGFGGSVSALRLTEKGYKVAVLEAGKRFRDEDFAKTSWRLRKFLWMPQLGCYGIQRIDKLKDVLILSGAGVGGGSLVYANTLYEPLDPFYKDPAWGHIADWKAELAPYYDQAKRMLGVATYPFETPADRIVKKVAADMGVEGTFHHTPVGVLFGDEPGAKVADPYFGGAGPDRNACINCGECMTGCRHNAKNTLVKNYLHLAEQNGAEIQALTTVVSVTPLPGGGYAVETRGTNKRFRKHKVITAEQVIFAASSMGTQKLLHRMKDRGVLPKVSDRLGLLTRTNSEALLGSISDGKDIDYSEGVAITSSFHPDEYTHIEPCRYGRGSNAMSLLQTVLTDGSLPTKRWKTWLKEMWNQKRNLFKLYDLRHWSERTIIALVMQTHDNSITTYTKRNLLGRKVLTSRQGHGAPNPAFIEPGHVAVQRMAEHMGGTPGGTIGEPFNVPLTAHFMGGACIGDSPETGVIDPYHRLYGYEGLHVVDGSAISANLGVNPSLTITAQAERAMAYWPNRGETDVRPAVGEGFRSMEPIAPKSPVVPDDAPGALRLPIVGVS; encoded by the coding sequence ATGGCATTCGACCACGACGTCATCGTCATCGGCTCAGGCTTCGGCGGCAGCGTGTCCGCGCTCCGCCTGACCGAGAAGGGCTACAAGGTCGCGGTGCTCGAGGCCGGCAAGCGCTTCCGCGACGAGGACTTCGCCAAGACGTCCTGGCGGCTGCGCAAGTTCCTCTGGATGCCGCAGCTGGGCTGCTACGGCATCCAGCGCATCGACAAGCTCAAGGACGTCCTCATCCTCTCCGGTGCCGGCGTGGGCGGCGGGTCGCTCGTGTACGCCAACACGCTCTACGAGCCGCTCGACCCGTTCTACAAGGACCCCGCCTGGGGCCACATCGCCGACTGGAAGGCCGAGCTGGCGCCGTACTACGACCAGGCCAAGCGGATGCTCGGCGTGGCCACCTACCCCTTCGAGACCCCGGCCGACCGGATCGTCAAGAAGGTCGCGGCCGACATGGGCGTGGAGGGCACGTTCCACCACACGCCCGTCGGCGTGCTGTTCGGCGACGAGCCCGGCGCGAAGGTCGCCGACCCGTACTTCGGCGGCGCCGGACCCGACCGCAACGCCTGCATCAACTGCGGTGAGTGCATGACGGGGTGCCGGCACAACGCCAAGAACACGCTCGTCAAGAACTACCTGCACCTGGCCGAGCAGAACGGCGCCGAGATCCAGGCCCTGACGACCGTCGTGTCGGTCACGCCGCTGCCCGGCGGGGGCTACGCCGTCGAGACCCGTGGCACCAACAAGCGCTTCCGCAAGCACAAGGTCATCACCGCCGAGCAGGTGATCTTCGCCGCCAGCTCGATGGGCACCCAGAAGCTGCTGCACCGCATGAAGGACCGCGGCGTGCTGCCGAAGGTCTCCGATCGCCTGGGCCTGCTCACGCGCACCAACTCCGAGGCGCTCCTGGGCTCGATCTCCGACGGCAAGGACATCGACTACTCCGAGGGCGTGGCGATCACCTCCTCGTTCCACCCCGACGAGTACACCCACATCGAGCCGTGCCGCTACGGCCGCGGCTCCAACGCGATGTCGCTGCTGCAGACCGTCCTCACCGACGGCAGCCTGCCGACGAAGCGCTGGAAGACCTGGCTCAAGGAGATGTGGAACCAGAAGCGCAACCTGTTCAAGCTGTACGACCTGCGGCACTGGTCCGAGCGCACCATCATCGCGCTCGTCATGCAGACGCACGACAACTCGATCACCACGTACACGAAGCGCAACCTGCTCGGCCGCAAGGTGCTCACGTCGCGCCAGGGCCACGGTGCGCCCAACCCGGCGTTCATCGAGCCCGGGCACGTGGCGGTGCAGCGCATGGCCGAGCACATGGGGGGCACCCCCGGCGGCACCATCGGCGAGCCGTTCAACGTGCCGCTCACGGCGCACTTCATGGGCGGCGCCTGCATCGGCGACTCGCCCGAGACGGGCGTCATCGACCCTTACCACCGCCTGTACGGGTACGAGGGCCTGCACGTGGTCGACGGCTCCGCGATCAGCGCGAACCTGGGCGTCAACCCGTCGCTGACCATCACGGCCCAGGCCGAGCGGGCCATGGCCTACTGGCCCAACCGTGGCGAGACCGACGTCCGGCCCGCCGTGGGCGAGGGCTTCCGGTCCATGGAGCCGATCGCACCCAAGAGCCCCGTGGTCCCCGACGACGCCCCCGGCGCCCTCCGGCTGCCCATCGTCGGGGTCAGCTGA
- a CDS encoding GNAT family N-acetyltransferase produces MRAADVPDLARFLRDADLTVAGLDAPGLRCWIERDVDGAVVGSTGYEAGDDGAHVLVRSVAVAPERRAGGHGTRLARFALDRAAESGATTAWLFSRRSGPFWQGLGFVPADLADLAGALATTQQVQLFARTGQLDVERAWSRPLVPAS; encoded by the coding sequence GTGCGTGCCGCTGACGTGCCGGACCTCGCTCGCTTCCTCCGCGACGCCGACCTGACGGTCGCCGGGCTCGACGCCCCAGGCCTGCGCTGCTGGATCGAGCGCGACGTCGACGGCGCCGTGGTCGGGAGCACCGGCTACGAGGCAGGCGACGACGGGGCGCACGTGCTGGTCCGCAGCGTCGCCGTGGCCCCCGAGCGTCGTGCCGGCGGCCACGGGACCCGACTGGCGCGATTCGCTCTCGACCGGGCCGCCGAGTCCGGCGCCACCACGGCCTGGCTGTTCAGCCGCCGGTCCGGTCCGTTCTGGCAGGGCCTCGGCTTCGTGCCGGCCGACCTCGCGGACCTGGCCGGGGCACTCGCCACCACGCAGCAGGTGCAGCTGTTCGCCCGCACCGGCCAGCTCGACGTCGAGCGTGCGTGGTCGCGGCCCCTCGTGCCGGCGTCCTGA
- a CDS encoding cyclic nucleotide-binding domain-containing protein, whose translation MARKADRETIDALTRVTDFDAETVEKLAGVGRPVNIPEGWAVMIENTPADKAYIILEGTMEVRRQKQPIAELEAGDVIGEMALVNGKLRNATVVAKTPVKALHLTDSDVAELLDHDPNFASKLQQKATERLD comes from the coding sequence ATGGCACGCAAGGCAGACCGCGAGACCATCGACGCGCTCACCCGCGTCACCGACTTCGACGCCGAGACCGTCGAGAAGCTCGCCGGCGTCGGTCGTCCGGTCAACATCCCCGAGGGCTGGGCGGTGATGATCGAGAACACCCCCGCGGACAAGGCGTACATCATCCTCGAGGGGACGATGGAGGTGCGGCGTCAGAAGCAGCCGATCGCCGAGCTGGAGGCCGGCGACGTGATCGGTGAGATGGCCCTGGTCAACGGCAAGCTGCGCAACGCGACCGTCGTGGCGAAGACGCCCGTCAAGGCCCTGCACCTGACCGACTCCGACGTGGCCGAGCTGCTCGACCACGACCCGAACTTCGCCTCCAAGCTGCAGCAGAAGGCCACCGAGCGCCTCGACTGA
- a CDS encoding nuclear transport factor 2 family protein: MEPAQLSHRYLEALEAGDLAGVLALFAPGATVVSPLYGTLPATEFYPLLLADTGQSRLTLRTTMTGEVDGRTVVSLWFDFDWTLASGEPAPFTVVDVAELDADGRIDRLHIVYDTAPIRAAFDRQRGAGPA, translated from the coding sequence ATGGAACCGGCGCAGCTCTCCCACCGCTACCTCGAGGCGCTCGAGGCCGGCGACCTCGCCGGCGTCCTGGCGCTGTTCGCCCCCGGCGCGACGGTGGTCTCGCCCCTGTACGGAACCCTCCCGGCGACGGAGTTCTACCCGCTCCTGCTCGCCGACACCGGCCAGTCGCGGCTGACGCTGCGGACGACGATGACCGGCGAGGTCGACGGCCGCACCGTCGTGAGCCTGTGGTTCGACTTCGACTGGACCCTGGCCAGCGGCGAGCCCGCACCCTTCACCGTGGTCGACGTGGCCGAGCTCGACGCGGACGGTCGGATCGATCGGCTGCACATCGTGTACGACACCGCCCCGATCCGCGCGGCCTTCGACCGTCAGCGCGGCGCCGGACCGGCCTGA
- a CDS encoding class I SAM-dependent methyltransferase — protein sequence MSLESVRGSYGARADEYVEAVGRIEHVAAADLALIERWARRIEGPALDVGCGPGQWTHHLAGLGTDVEGVDPVPELVERAQATYPAQRYRVGRAEALGVDDGSLGGVLAWYSLIHTAPEQIGAALTELARCTRPGGGLALGFFTGPTLEPFEHAITTAHYWPVDFLSSEVEAAGFAVTHTESRTDRPARSHGAILATRA from the coding sequence ATGTCACTCGAGTCCGTCCGCGGTTCGTACGGAGCGAGAGCGGACGAGTACGTCGAGGCGGTCGGCCGGATCGAGCACGTGGCCGCCGCCGACCTGGCACTCATCGAGAGATGGGCCCGTCGTATCGAGGGGCCTGCGCTCGACGTCGGCTGCGGACCCGGGCAGTGGACGCACCATCTCGCCGGACTCGGCACGGATGTCGAGGGCGTCGATCCGGTGCCTGAGCTCGTCGAGAGGGCGCAGGCCACCTACCCCGCCCAGCGCTACCGGGTCGGGCGAGCCGAAGCCCTGGGCGTCGACGACGGCTCACTTGGCGGTGTGCTCGCGTGGTACTCACTGATCCACACCGCCCCCGAGCAGATCGGCGCAGCCCTGACCGAGCTCGCCCGTTGCACCCGGCCCGGCGGCGGTCTCGCGCTGGGGTTCTTCACCGGCCCGACGCTGGAACCGTTCGAGCACGCGATCACCACGGCCCACTACTGGCCCGTCGACTTCTTGTCGTCCGAGGTCGAGGCGGCCGGCTTCGCCGTCACGCACACCGAGTCGCGAACCGATCGCCCCGCCCGGTCGCACGGAGCGATCCTCGCGACCCGCGCGTGA
- the guaA gene encoding glutamine-hydrolyzing GMP synthase: MTPDHDLVLVVDYGAQYAQLIARRVREARVYSEIVPHTMPVEEILARKPAAIILSGGPSSVYEPGAPQLDPTMVESDVPVFGICYGFMAMAAALGGDVARTGQREYGRTSVEVLDPGTLLQGLPGPITSWMSHGDEVVGAPDGFTVNARSPRATVAAFENTDRRLAGVQWHPEVLHSEHGQQVLERFLVDIAGCRQTWTSVNIVEEQVEKIRSEVGDARVISALSGGVDSAVSTALVQRAVGDRLTAVFVDHGLLREGEAEQVERDYVEATGVDLKVVDAKDRFLGHLAGVSDPETKRKIIGREFIRVFEEAEREVLATPGPPVKFLVQGTLYPDVVESGGGEGAANIKSHHNVGGLPEDLEFSLVEPLRTLFKDEVREVGRQLGIPEAIVGRHPFPGPGLAIRIVGAVDAERLAILRRADAIVREETSAAGLDGDIWQFPVVLLADVRSVGVQGDGRTYGHPIVLRPVSSEDAMTADWSRLPYEVLERISTRITNEVEDVNRVVLDITSKPPGTIEWE, from the coding sequence GTGACTCCAGACCACGACCTCGTCCTCGTCGTCGACTACGGCGCCCAGTACGCGCAGCTGATCGCGAGGCGGGTCCGCGAGGCGCGCGTCTACTCCGAGATCGTGCCGCACACGATGCCCGTCGAGGAGATCCTCGCCCGCAAGCCGGCCGCGATCATCCTCTCGGGCGGCCCGTCGTCGGTGTACGAGCCGGGCGCCCCCCAGCTCGACCCGACCATGGTCGAGTCCGACGTGCCGGTCTTCGGCATCTGCTACGGCTTCATGGCCATGGCCGCGGCGCTCGGCGGCGACGTCGCCCGCACCGGCCAGCGGGAGTACGGACGCACCTCGGTCGAGGTGCTCGACCCCGGGACCCTGCTCCAGGGACTGCCCGGCCCCATCACCTCGTGGATGTCGCACGGCGACGAGGTCGTCGGCGCACCCGACGGCTTCACGGTCAACGCGCGCTCCCCGCGGGCGACGGTGGCGGCGTTCGAGAACACCGACCGCCGACTGGCCGGGGTGCAGTGGCACCCCGAGGTCTTGCACTCCGAGCACGGCCAGCAGGTGCTGGAGCGGTTCCTCGTCGACATCGCCGGCTGCCGCCAGACGTGGACCAGCGTCAACATCGTCGAGGAGCAGGTCGAGAAGATCCGCTCCGAGGTCGGCGACGCCCGGGTCATCTCGGCACTGTCCGGCGGCGTCGACTCCGCCGTCTCGACCGCCCTGGTCCAGCGCGCGGTGGGCGACCGGCTCACGGCCGTCTTCGTCGACCACGGGCTGCTGCGCGAGGGCGAGGCCGAGCAGGTCGAGCGCGACTACGTCGAGGCCACGGGGGTCGACCTCAAGGTCGTCGACGCGAAGGACCGGTTCCTCGGCCACCTCGCCGGGGTGAGCGATCCCGAGACCAAGCGCAAGATCATCGGCCGCGAGTTCATCCGCGTGTTCGAGGAGGCCGAGCGCGAGGTGCTCGCCACCCCGGGCCCGCCGGTCAAGTTCCTGGTGCAGGGCACGCTCTACCCCGACGTCGTCGAGTCCGGCGGCGGCGAGGGTGCGGCCAACATCAAGAGCCACCACAACGTGGGCGGCCTGCCCGAGGACCTCGAGTTCTCGCTGGTGGAGCCGCTGCGGACGCTCTTCAAGGACGAGGTGCGCGAGGTGGGCCGCCAGCTCGGCATCCCCGAGGCCATCGTCGGCCGGCACCCGTTCCCAGGTCCCGGCCTCGCGATCCGCATCGTCGGCGCGGTCGACGCCGAGCGGCTCGCGATCCTGCGTCGGGCCGACGCGATCGTGCGCGAGGAGACCTCGGCGGCCGGGCTCGACGGTGACATCTGGCAGTTCCCGGTGGTGCTGCTCGCCGACGTCCGCTCGGTGGGCGTGCAGGGCGACGGCCGCACCTACGGCCACCCGATCGTGCTGCGCCCCGTCTCCAGCGAGGACGCGATGACCGCCGACTGGAGCCGCCTGCCCTACGAGGTGCTCGAGCGGATCTCCACCCGCATCACCAACGAGGTGGAGGACGTCAACCGCGTCGTCCTCGACATCACCAGCAAGCCGCCGGGCACCATCGAGTGGGAGTGA